The Nerophis lumbriciformis linkage group LG05, RoL_Nlum_v2.1, whole genome shotgun sequence genome contains a region encoding:
- the LOC133605849 gene encoding low density lipoprotein receptor adapter protein 1, with protein sequence MRLWPDRSSGCNNAPFVAESWKSARGLTKDQLAAGSCSKAHTRPTMSLGTFHLMQTLKNSPAALRRRFRRDRTESLSHGDPLFKVHYLGTEKIFSLDREQAQDAIGRLLEGVNNGKKLSKDHALVVRPRYVEVKELSTGRQLTKTYLQDIAYCAADAARPNVFLYICKHHGQQLQCRVFWCSRAERARDMTACLAHSFQQALSDWHNDSEVGGNHAEQSANSPGNAKSSTLPSSLGKVHWKQRGSVSRSPLRGITRRGSASDSWS encoded by the exons ATGAGACTGTGGCCAG ACAGAAGCAGTGGATGCAACAACGCTCCTTTTGTAGCAGAAAGCTGGAAGAGCGCTCGAGGCCTCACGAAGGACCAGCTGGCCGCAGGAAGTTGCAGCAAAGCCCACACTAGACCCACCATGTCCCTTGGAACGTTCCACCTCATGCAGACCCTGAAGAACTCTCCCGCCGCACTGCGTCGACGCTTCCGTCGCGATCGCACTGAGTCCCTGTCGCACGGCGACCCACTCTTTAAAGTCCACTACCTCGGCACGGAGAAGATTTTCTCTCTGGATCGGGAGCAGGCCCAGGACGCCATCGGCCGCTTGCTGGAAGGCGTGAACAACGGGAAGAAGCTGAGCAAAGATCACGCCTTGGTGGTGCGGCCCAGATACGTGGAGGTCAAAGAGCTGAGCACAGGACGGCAGCTCACCAAAACATACCTGCAGGACATCGCCTACTGCGCCGCCGACGCCGCCCGCCCTAACGTCTTCCTGTACATCTGCAAGCATCACGGCCAGCAGCTGCAGTGTCGCGTCTTCTGGTGCAGTCGGGCCGAGCGGGCGCGGGACATGACCGCCTGCCTGGCGCACTCCTTCCAGCAGGCGCTCAGTGACTGGCATAATGACAGCGAAGTGGGCGGGAATCATGCGGAGCAGTCGGCCAACTCTCCCGGAAACGCCAAGAGCTCCACGCTGCCCTCCAGTCTGGGAAAAG TTCACTGGAAGCAAAGAGGTTCTGTGTCCCGCAGCCCCCTCAGAGGCATCACCAGGAGAGGGTCTGCCTCGGACAGCTGGAGCTGA
- the LOC133605848 gene encoding uncharacterized protein isoform X2, which produces MHHKEQEEEKVKREREQRRKLQHFLSDLALLGSLQGFKYFQPWLRGKEELLLTVVNEDLGWRSPGFAVSRASSSGSSSSSADSTSSSSLSLASQAASPLPGGPEGPPAAHPTHAKTHKHVDSEEHLLPASPSEEEIAEPEVNCTLFLLAGYVKYGRPHAWIRSNHERLVSIGGSDSMVRDTPVKLKSITDWQAGGVRVWDVVSELVCLCTVPFPSNPFALDMRYIQSLPAPERFLVTGALLNFLETYVVYGNRDELHYDKVVEELKSLRCVHFHTLLEVQRLKKNSRLVNTPTDHHSSAEDQNTLKNVLSCQ; this is translated from the exons ATGCACCATAAAGAGCAAGAAGAAGAGAAAGTG AAACGAGAGAGGGAACAGAGGAGGAAGCTGCAGCACTTTTTGTCTGATCTGGCTTTGCTGGGCTCATTGCAG GGGTTTAAGTATTTCCAGCCTTGGCTGAGAGGGAAGGAGGAGCTGCTGCTGACTGTTGTCAATGAAGATCTG GGTTGGCGTTCCCCTGGCTTCGCCGTGTCCAGAGCTTCCTCCAGCGGCAGCTCAAGCAGCAGCGCTGATTCAACCAGCAGCAGCTCCCTCAGCCTGGCCAGTCAAGCAGCTTCCCCGCTGCCTGGCGGGCCTGAGGGTCCACCGGCTGCCCATCCAACCCATGCCAAGACGCACAAACACGTCGACAG TGAGGAGCACCTCCTGCCAGCCTCCCCCAGTGAAGAAGAGATAGCAGAGCCT GAAGTGAACTGCACGCTCTTCCTGCTGGCGGGCTACGTGAAGTACGGCCGTCCTCACGCCTGGATACGCTCCAACCACGAGCGGCTGGTTAGTATCGGCGGCAGCGACTCCATGGTTAGAGACACGCCCGTCAAGCTCAAGTCCATCACAGACTGGCAGGCCGGCG GTGTCCGTGTGTGGGACGTGGTCAGCGAGCTGGTGTGTCTCTGCACCGTCCCCTTCCCCTCCAACCCCTTCGCCTTGGACATGCGCTACATCCAAAGTCTTCCTGCGCCCGAGCGCTTCCTGGTCACGGGGGCGCTCCTCAACTTCCTGGAGACCTATGTCGTCTACGGGAACCGTGACGAGTTGCACTATGACAAAG TGGTGGAGGAGCTGAAGTCTCTGAGGTGTGTGCACTTCCACACCCTGCTGGAGGTGCAGAGGCTGAAGAAGAACAGCAGGTTGGTGAACACGCCCACTGATCACCACTCTTCTGCAGAAGaccaaaatacattaaaaaatgttttgtcctGTCAGTGA
- the LOC133605848 gene encoding uncharacterized protein isoform X3, whose product MISVSKREREQRRKLQHFLSDLALLGSLQGFKYFQPWLRGKEELLLTVVNEDLGWRSPGFAVSRASSSGSSSSSADSTSSSSLSLASQAASPLPGGPEGPPAAHPTHAKTHKHVDSSEEHLLPASPSEEEIAEPEVNCTLFLLAGYVKYGRPHAWIRSNHERLVSIGGSDSMVRDTPVKLKSITDWQAGGVRVWDVVSELVCLCTVPFPSNPFALDMRYIQSLPAPERFLVTGALLNFLETYVVYGNRDELHYDKVVEELKSLRCVHFHTLLEVQRLKKNSRLVNTPTDHHSSAEDQNTLKNVLSCQ is encoded by the exons ATGATCAGCGTCAGC AAACGAGAGAGGGAACAGAGGAGGAAGCTGCAGCACTTTTTGTCTGATCTGGCTTTGCTGGGCTCATTGCAG GGGTTTAAGTATTTCCAGCCTTGGCTGAGAGGGAAGGAGGAGCTGCTGCTGACTGTTGTCAATGAAGATCTG GGTTGGCGTTCCCCTGGCTTCGCCGTGTCCAGAGCTTCCTCCAGCGGCAGCTCAAGCAGCAGCGCTGATTCAACCAGCAGCAGCTCCCTCAGCCTGGCCAGTCAAGCAGCTTCCCCGCTGCCTGGCGGGCCTGAGGGTCCACCGGCTGCCCATCCAACCCATGCCAAGACGCACAAACACGTCGACAG CAGTGAGGAGCACCTCCTGCCAGCCTCCCCCAGTGAAGAAGAGATAGCAGAGCCT GAAGTGAACTGCACGCTCTTCCTGCTGGCGGGCTACGTGAAGTACGGCCGTCCTCACGCCTGGATACGCTCCAACCACGAGCGGCTGGTTAGTATCGGCGGCAGCGACTCCATGGTTAGAGACACGCCCGTCAAGCTCAAGTCCATCACAGACTGGCAGGCCGGCG GTGTCCGTGTGTGGGACGTGGTCAGCGAGCTGGTGTGTCTCTGCACCGTCCCCTTCCCCTCCAACCCCTTCGCCTTGGACATGCGCTACATCCAAAGTCTTCCTGCGCCCGAGCGCTTCCTGGTCACGGGGGCGCTCCTCAACTTCCTGGAGACCTATGTCGTCTACGGGAACCGTGACGAGTTGCACTATGACAAAG TGGTGGAGGAGCTGAAGTCTCTGAGGTGTGTGCACTTCCACACCCTGCTGGAGGTGCAGAGGCTGAAGAAGAACAGCAGGTTGGTGAACACGCCCACTGATCACCACTCTTCTGCAGAAGaccaaaatacattaaaaaatgttttgtcctGTCAGTGA
- the LOC133605848 gene encoding uncharacterized protein isoform X1: MHHKEQEEEKVKREREQRRKLQHFLSDLALLGSLQGFKYFQPWLRGKEELLLTVVNEDLGWRSPGFAVSRASSSGSSSSSADSTSSSSLSLASQAASPLPGGPEGPPAAHPTHAKTHKHVDSSEEHLLPASPSEEEIAEPEVNCTLFLLAGYVKYGRPHAWIRSNHERLVSIGGSDSMVRDTPVKLKSITDWQAGGVRVWDVVSELVCLCTVPFPSNPFALDMRYIQSLPAPERFLVTGALLNFLETYVVYGNRDELHYDKVVEELKSLRCVHFHTLLEVQRLKKNSRLVNTPTDHHSSAEDQNTLKNVLSCQ, encoded by the exons ATGCACCATAAAGAGCAAGAAGAAGAGAAAGTG AAACGAGAGAGGGAACAGAGGAGGAAGCTGCAGCACTTTTTGTCTGATCTGGCTTTGCTGGGCTCATTGCAG GGGTTTAAGTATTTCCAGCCTTGGCTGAGAGGGAAGGAGGAGCTGCTGCTGACTGTTGTCAATGAAGATCTG GGTTGGCGTTCCCCTGGCTTCGCCGTGTCCAGAGCTTCCTCCAGCGGCAGCTCAAGCAGCAGCGCTGATTCAACCAGCAGCAGCTCCCTCAGCCTGGCCAGTCAAGCAGCTTCCCCGCTGCCTGGCGGGCCTGAGGGTCCACCGGCTGCCCATCCAACCCATGCCAAGACGCACAAACACGTCGACAG CAGTGAGGAGCACCTCCTGCCAGCCTCCCCCAGTGAAGAAGAGATAGCAGAGCCT GAAGTGAACTGCACGCTCTTCCTGCTGGCGGGCTACGTGAAGTACGGCCGTCCTCACGCCTGGATACGCTCCAACCACGAGCGGCTGGTTAGTATCGGCGGCAGCGACTCCATGGTTAGAGACACGCCCGTCAAGCTCAAGTCCATCACAGACTGGCAGGCCGGCG GTGTCCGTGTGTGGGACGTGGTCAGCGAGCTGGTGTGTCTCTGCACCGTCCCCTTCCCCTCCAACCCCTTCGCCTTGGACATGCGCTACATCCAAAGTCTTCCTGCGCCCGAGCGCTTCCTGGTCACGGGGGCGCTCCTCAACTTCCTGGAGACCTATGTCGTCTACGGGAACCGTGACGAGTTGCACTATGACAAAG TGGTGGAGGAGCTGAAGTCTCTGAGGTGTGTGCACTTCCACACCCTGCTGGAGGTGCAGAGGCTGAAGAAGAACAGCAGGTTGGTGAACACGCCCACTGATCACCACTCTTCTGCAGAAGaccaaaatacattaaaaaatgttttgtcctGTCAGTGA